A section of the Pseudomonas flavescens genome encodes:
- a CDS encoding phosphatidate cytidylyltransferase yields MLKQRIITALILLPIALAGFFLLEGGAFALFIAAVVVLGAWEWARLAGFATQSLRIGYAALVAVLLYVLHGLPVLAPWLLGVGVLWWVFATFLVLNYPHSSRYWGGLPGRLLIGLLILLPAWQGLVVVKQWQLANWLILAVMALVWVADIGAYFSGKRFGKRKLAPHVSPGKSWEGLIGGLLLSLLLTVVVGLYRDWSFGEFLLALPAAALVVLISVVGDLTESMFKRQSGIKDSSNLLPGHGGVLDRIDSLTAAVPVFAVLLWLAGWGAL; encoded by the coding sequence ATGCTCAAGCAACGAATCATCACGGCGCTGATCCTGCTGCCGATCGCCCTTGCAGGCTTTTTTCTGCTCGAGGGCGGCGCGTTCGCGCTGTTCATCGCTGCCGTGGTGGTGCTTGGTGCCTGGGAGTGGGCGCGCCTGGCCGGTTTCGCCACGCAGTCGCTGCGTATTGGCTACGCGGCGCTGGTGGCGGTGCTGCTATATGTGTTGCATGGTTTGCCCGTGCTGGCGCCCTGGCTTCTGGGTGTTGGCGTGCTGTGGTGGGTGTTCGCGACCTTTCTGGTGCTCAATTATCCGCACAGCAGCCGCTACTGGGGTGGTCTGCCGGGGCGCCTGTTGATCGGTCTGCTGATTCTGTTGCCCGCCTGGCAAGGGCTGGTGGTGGTGAAACAGTGGCAGCTGGCCAACTGGCTGATTCTGGCCGTGATGGCGCTGGTCTGGGTGGCGGATATCGGTGCCTATTTTTCGGGTAAACGATTCGGCAAGCGCAAGCTGGCCCCGCATGTCAGTCCGGGCAAGAGCTGGGAAGGTCTGATTGGCGGTCTGCTGCTCAGTCTGCTGCTGACCGTGGTCGTTGGTCTGTATCGTGACTGGTCGTTCGGCGAATTCCTGCTGGCTCTACCGGCTGCGGCTCTGGTGGTGCTGATTTCCGTGGTTGGCGATCTCACCGAAAGCATGTTCAAGCGTCAGTCCGGCATCAAGGACAGCAGCAATCTGCTGCCCGGTCATGGTGGCGTACTCGATCGCATCGACAGCCTCACTGCAGCGGTGCCGGTGTTCGCCGTACTGCTGTGGCTCGCTGGCTGGGGTGCGCTGTGA
- the pyrH gene encoding UMP kinase, producing MAQQVSGRQPRYKRILLKLSGEALMGSEDFGIDPKVLDRMALEVGQLVGIGVQVGVVIGGGNLFRGAALSAAGMDRVTGDHMGMLATVMNALAMRDALERSNIPALVMSAISMVGVTDHYDRRKAMRHLKTGEVVIFAAGTGNPFFTTDSAACLRGIEIDADVVLKATKVDGVYTADPFKDPHAEKFDRLTYDEVLDRKLGVMDLTAICLCRDHNMPLRVFNMNKPGALLNVVVGGAEGTLVEESKE from the coding sequence ATGGCTCAGCAGGTGAGTGGTCGTCAACCGCGCTATAAGCGCATTCTGCTCAAACTTAGCGGCGAGGCCCTGATGGGGTCTGAAGATTTTGGCATCGACCCCAAGGTGCTCGATCGCATGGCGCTGGAAGTCGGCCAACTGGTCGGTATCGGCGTGCAGGTCGGTGTGGTGATTGGTGGTGGCAACCTGTTCCGTGGCGCTGCGCTGAGCGCCGCTGGCATGGATCGGGTAACCGGCGATCACATGGGCATGCTGGCCACGGTGATGAACGCCCTGGCCATGCGCGATGCGCTGGAGCGCTCCAACATACCCGCGCTGGTCATGTCGGCCATCTCGATGGTCGGGGTTACCGACCACTACGATCGCCGCAAGGCCATGCGCCACCTGAAAACCGGTGAGGTGGTGATTTTCGCCGCTGGCACTGGCAACCCATTCTTCACCACCGACTCTGCCGCCTGTCTGCGCGGTATCGAGATCGATGCCGACGTGGTGCTGAAGGCAACCAAGGTGGATGGTGTGTACACTGCCGATCCATTCAAGGATCCGCACGCGGAAAAATTCGATCGCCTCACCTATGACGAGGTACTGGATCGCAAGTTGGGCGTGATGGATCTGACGGCCATTTGTCTGTGCCGTGACCACAATATGCCACTGCGTGTTTTCAACATGAACAAGCCGGGTGCCCTGCTCAATGTCGTGGTGGGTGGTGCCGAAGGTACTTTGGTCGAGGAAAGTAAAGAATGA
- the frr gene encoding ribosome recycling factor, translated as MINEIKKDAQVRMQKSLESLAHAFSRIRTGQAHPSILGGVMVPYYGADTPLNQVASVTVKDSRTLQVVAFERNMLAAVDKAIQSSGLGFNPTNLGELLLISMPALTEETRRGFTKQARDAAEDGRVAVRNIRRDALSQLKDLVKEKEISEDEERRAADDIQKLTDKFVGEIETAVKQKEADLMAV; from the coding sequence ATGATCAACGAAATCAAGAAAGACGCCCAGGTACGCATGCAGAAGAGCCTGGAATCGCTGGCCCACGCATTCAGCCGCATCCGCACCGGCCAGGCCCACCCGAGCATTCTCGGCGGCGTGATGGTGCCTTACTACGGTGCCGATACACCGTTGAATCAGGTTGCCAGCGTGACCGTGAAGGATTCGCGCACCCTGCAGGTCGTGGCGTTCGAACGCAACATGCTGGCTGCCGTGGACAAGGCGATCCAGAGCTCCGGCCTGGGGTTCAACCCGACCAACCTCGGCGAGCTACTGCTGATCTCCATGCCGGCACTGACCGAAGAAACCCGCAGGGGCTTCACCAAGCAGGCGCGTGACGCTGCGGAAGACGGCCGTGTGGCCGTGCGCAATATTCGTCGTGATGCCCTGAGCCAGCTCAAGGATCTGGTCAAGGAAAAGGAAATCAGCGAAGACGAAGAGCGTCGTGCTGCTGACGATATCCAGAAGCTGACCGACAAGTTCGTGGGCGAGATAGAAACTGCCGTCAAGCAGAAAGAAGCGGACCTGATGGCCGTTTAA
- a CDS encoding [protein-PII] uridylyltransferase produces the protein MPQVDSELFDRGQFQAELALKSSPIGAFKKAIRRAHEVLDARFRGGRDVRRLVEDRAWFTDQILLEAWNRFAWNADAEIALLAVGGYGRGELHPYSDIDLLILLGSDDQEIFRDAIEGFLTLLWDIGLEVGQSVRSVAECGEEARADLTVITNLMESRTIAGHEHLRGRMQEVTSSAHMWPSQEFFLAKRDEQKGRHAKYNDTEYNLEPNVKGSPGGLRDIQTILWVARRHFGTLNLHAMVGQGFLLESEYTLLASSQEFLWKVRYALHMLAGRAEDRLLFDHQSKVAELLGYDEGDTKRTIERFMQKYYRVVMAIAELSDLINQHFEEEILRAGDSGPATPLNSRFQVRDGYIEVTHPNVFKRTPFAIIEIFVLMAQHPNLSGVCADTIRLLRDHRHLIDDDFRKDIRNTSLFIELFKCEQGIHRNLRRMNRYGILGRYLPEFGHIVGQMQHDLFHIYTVDAHTLNLIKHLRKFKWPELAEKFPLASKLIDKLPKPELIYLAGLYHDIGKGRGGDHSELGAIDAEAFGRRHHLPAWDTGLIVWLVQNHLAMSTTAQRKDLSDPQVIHDFAAFVGDQTHLDYLYVLTVADINATNPSLWNSWRASLMRQLYTETKRALRRGLENPVEREEQIRLTQSAALDTLVRGGTDSDDVEQLWSQLGDDYFLRHTASDVAWHTDAILQHPSDGGPLVLIKETTQREFEGGTQIFIYAPDQHDFFAVTVAAMAQLNLNIHDARILTSTSQFTLDTYIVLEVEGGSIGDNPQRIKQIRQSLIDTLKHPDEYPNIIQRRVPRQLKHFAFAPQVTIHNDAQRPVTVLELTAPDRPGLLAKIGRIFLDFDLSLQNAKIATLGERVEDVFFVTDANNQPLSDPELCARLQQTIITKLSATSSPSPLQISI, from the coding sequence ATGCCGCAGGTAGACTCCGAGTTGTTCGATCGCGGCCAGTTCCAGGCGGAACTGGCGCTCAAGTCCAGCCCCATCGGCGCCTTCAAGAAAGCCATCCGCCGCGCCCACGAAGTGCTCGATGCACGCTTTCGTGGCGGCCGCGACGTGCGCCGCCTGGTCGAGGACCGTGCCTGGTTCACCGACCAGATTCTGCTCGAAGCCTGGAATCGCTTTGCCTGGAACGCGGACGCCGAAATCGCCCTGCTGGCGGTAGGCGGCTATGGCCGTGGCGAGCTACACCCCTATTCGGATATCGACCTGCTGATCCTCCTCGGCAGCGATGATCAGGAAATCTTCCGCGACGCGATCGAAGGCTTTCTTACCCTGCTCTGGGACATCGGCCTGGAAGTCGGTCAAAGCGTACGCTCGGTCGCCGAGTGCGGCGAAGAAGCCCGCGCCGACCTGACGGTGATCACCAACCTGATGGAAAGCCGCACCATCGCCGGCCATGAGCATCTGCGCGGACGCATGCAGGAGGTCACCTCCAGTGCGCACATGTGGCCGAGCCAGGAGTTCTTCCTGGCCAAGCGTGACGAGCAGAAAGGTCGACACGCCAAGTACAACGACACGGAGTACAACCTCGAGCCCAACGTCAAGGGCTCACCCGGCGGGCTGCGCGACATCCAGACCATTCTCTGGGTCGCACGCCGCCACTTCGGCACCCTCAACCTGCACGCCATGGTCGGCCAGGGCTTCCTGCTGGAAAGCGAATACACCCTGCTGGCTTCTTCCCAGGAGTTTCTCTGGAAGGTGCGCTACGCCCTGCACATGCTGGCCGGGCGCGCCGAAGACCGCCTGCTGTTCGACCACCAGAGCAAGGTGGCCGAACTGCTGGGGTACGACGAGGGAGACACCAAGCGCACCATCGAACGCTTCATGCAGAAGTACTACCGGGTGGTGATGGCCATCGCCGAGCTGAGCGACCTGATCAACCAGCACTTCGAGGAAGAGATCCTGCGTGCCGGTGACAGTGGCCCGGCGACGCCGCTCAACAGCCGTTTCCAGGTTCGTGACGGCTACATCGAGGTGACCCACCCGAACGTATTCAAGCGCACGCCATTCGCCATCATCGAGATCTTCGTGCTGATGGCCCAACACCCGAATCTGAGCGGGGTATGCGCCGATACCATTCGCCTGCTGCGCGATCACCGTCATCTGATCGACGACGATTTCCGCAAGGACATCCGCAACACCAGCCTGTTCATCGAGCTGTTCAAGTGCGAACAGGGCATTCACCGTAATCTGCGCCGCATGAACCGCTACGGCATCCTCGGGCGTTACCTGCCGGAGTTCGGCCATATCGTCGGGCAGATGCAGCACGACCTGTTCCACATCTACACCGTCGACGCGCACACGCTCAACCTGATCAAGCACCTGCGCAAGTTCAAATGGCCGGAGCTGGCGGAGAAATTCCCCCTGGCCAGCAAGCTGATCGACAAGCTGCCAAAGCCCGAACTGATCTACCTGGCCGGCCTTTATCACGATATCGGCAAGGGCCGTGGCGGTGACCACTCCGAGCTCGGCGCCATCGACGCCGAAGCCTTCGGCCGGCGCCACCATCTGCCGGCCTGGGATACCGGGCTGATCGTCTGGCTGGTGCAGAACCACCTGGCGATGTCGACCACCGCTCAGCGCAAGGACCTGTCCGACCCGCAGGTGATCCATGACTTCGCCGCGTTCGTGGGCGACCAGACCCACCTGGACTACCTCTACGTGCTCACCGTGGCCGACATCAATGCCACCAACCCGAGCCTGTGGAATTCCTGGCGCGCCAGCCTGATGCGTCAGCTCTACACGGAAACCAAGCGAGCCTTGCGCCGCGGCCTGGAAAACCCGGTGGAGCGCGAAGAACAGATTCGCCTGACCCAGAGCGCGGCGCTGGATACCCTGGTACGCGGCGGCACCGACTCCGATGACGTCGAGCAGCTATGGTCGCAACTCGGTGATGACTACTTTCTGCGCCACACCGCCAGCGATGTCGCCTGGCACACCGATGCGATCCTCCAGCACCCGAGCGATGGGGGTCCGCTGGTGCTGATCAAGGAAACCACCCAGCGCGAGTTCGAGGGCGGCACGCAAATATTCATCTACGCACCGGATCAGCATGATTTCTTCGCGGTGACGGTTGCTGCCATGGCGCAGTTGAACCTGAACATTCACGACGCGCGAATTCTCACCTCGACCAGTCAGTTCACCCTCGACACCTACATCGTGCTCGAGGTGGAAGGTGGCTCCATCGGCGATAACCCACAGCGTATCAAGCAGATCCGTCAGAGCCTGATCGATACCCTGAAACACCCGGACGAGTACCCCAACATCATTCAGCGTCGGGTGCCGCGTCAGCTCAAGCACTTCGCCTTCGCACCGCAAGTGACCATCCACAACGATGCCCAGCGGCCGGTCACCGTACTGGAGCTGACCGCGCCAGACCGCCCCGGCCTGCTGGCCAAGATCGGCCGGATATTCCTGGACTTCGACCTGTCACTGCAGAACGCCAAGATCGCCACACTGGGCGAGCGCGTAGAGGACGTCTTCTTCGTCACCGACGCCAACAACCAGCCGCTGTCCGACCCGGAACTGTGCGCACGCCTGCAGCAGACCATCATCACCAAGCTGTCGGCGACCAGCAGCCCGAGCCCACTGCAAATCAGCATCTAG
- the uppS gene encoding polyprenyl diphosphate synthase: MDNSKVGAVMAVPRHVAIIMDGNNRWARKRLLPGVAGHKAGVDAVRAVIEVCAESGVEVLTLFAFSSENWQRPAEEVGALMELFLSALRRETRKLDENGISLRIIGDRSRFHPELQAAMREAESRTSGGAGEKRFILQIAANYGGQWDIAQAAQRLAREVQGGHLQPEDITPGLLQSCLVTGELPLPDLCIRTGGEHRVSNFLLWQMAYSELYFSDLLWPDFKHDAMRAALADFAKRQRRFGKTSEQVEAEARA; encoded by the coding sequence ATGGACAATTCCAAAGTCGGTGCCGTGATGGCCGTTCCACGGCACGTGGCGATCATTATGGACGGTAACAACCGCTGGGCGCGCAAGCGCCTGCTGCCTGGCGTGGCCGGTCACAAGGCGGGTGTCGATGCGGTGCGTGCGGTCATCGAGGTGTGCGCCGAGTCCGGGGTCGAGGTGTTGACCCTGTTCGCGTTTTCCAGTGAGAACTGGCAGCGTCCCGCCGAAGAGGTCGGGGCGCTGATGGAGCTGTTTCTCAGTGCGTTGCGCCGGGAAACCCGCAAGCTCGACGAGAACGGCATCAGCCTGCGTATCATCGGGGACCGTTCGCGCTTCCATCCTGAGCTCCAGGCTGCCATGCGGGAGGCCGAGTCCAGGACATCTGGTGGTGCTGGCGAAAAGCGCTTCATCCTGCAGATCGCGGCGAACTACGGTGGTCAGTGGGATATCGCCCAGGCTGCCCAGCGCCTCGCTCGCGAGGTTCAGGGCGGGCACCTGCAGCCTGAGGACATTACCCCTGGTCTGCTGCAAAGCTGCCTGGTCACCGGTGAGCTGCCCTTGCCCGACCTGTGTATCCGCACCGGCGGTGAGCATCGGGTGAGCAATTTCCTGCTCTGGCAAATGGCCTACAGTGAGTTGTATTTCTCCGACCTGCTGTGGCCGGACTTCAAGCACGACGCCATGCGCGCAGCGCTGGCGGATTTTGCTAAGCGTCAGCGGCGCTTCGGCAAAACCAGTGAACAAGTAGAAGCCGAGGCCCGCGCCTGA
- the rpsB gene encoding 30S ribosomal protein S2 has protein sequence MSQVNMRDMLKAGVHFGHQTRYWNPKMGKYIFGARNKIHIINLEKTLPMFNDALSFVEKLAAGKNKILFVGTKRSAGKIVREEAARCGSPFVDHRWLGGMLTNYKTIRASIKRLRDLEVQSQDGTFTKLTKKEALMRSRDLEKLDRSLGGIKDMGGLPDALFVIDVDHERIAITEANKLGIPVIGIVDTNSSPEGVDYIIPGNDDAIRAIQLYMGAMADAVVRGRSNAGGATEQFVEEAPAAEAAEG, from the coding sequence ATGTCCCAAGTCAATATGCGCGATATGCTGAAGGCCGGTGTGCACTTCGGCCACCAGACCCGTTACTGGAACCCGAAAATGGGCAAGTACATTTTCGGCGCGCGTAACAAGATCCACATCATCAACCTTGAGAAGACCCTGCCGATGTTCAACGACGCGCTGTCGTTCGTTGAAAAGCTGGCTGCTGGCAAGAACAAGATCCTGTTCGTCGGCACCAAGCGTTCCGCTGGCAAGATCGTTCGCGAAGAAGCTGCTCGTTGCGGCTCGCCGTTCGTCGATCACCGCTGGTTGGGCGGCATGCTCACCAACTACAAGACCATCCGTGCCTCGATCAAGCGTCTGCGTGATCTGGAAGTGCAGTCCCAGGACGGCACCTTCACCAAGCTGACCAAGAAAGAAGCGCTGATGCGCTCGCGCGATCTGGAAAAACTGGATCGCAGCCTGGGTGGTATCAAGGATATGGGCGGTCTGCCGGACGCTCTGTTCGTCATCGACGTCGATCACGAGCGCATCGCGATCACCGAAGCCAACAAGCTGGGCATCCCGGTAATCGGCATTGTCGATACCAACAGCAGCCCGGAAGGCGTTGACTACATCATCCCGGGTAACGACGACGCCATCCGCGCCATCCAGCTGTACATGGGTGCCATGGCCGACGCCGTTGTTCGTGGTCGCAGCAACGCTGGCGGCGCTACCGAGCAGTTCGTCGAAGAAGCACCGGCTGCAGAAGCTGCCGAAGGCTAA
- the tsf gene encoding translation elongation factor Ts, translating into MAEITAALVKELRERTGQGMMECKKALVAAGGDIEKAIDDMRASGAIKAAKKAGNIAAEGAIAARVEGGRGLIIEVNSQTDFLALQDDFKGFVKDSLDEAFTQNLTEVAPLIASRESAREGLVAKCGENVNIRRLTAVAGETVGAYLHGHRIGVLVVLKGGNDELAKHVAMHVAASNPAVVSPDQVSEELVAKEKEIFLQLNADKIAGKPENIVENMIKGRINKFLAEASLVEQAFIMDPEVKVGDLVKKAGAEIVSFVRYEVGEGIEKAENDFAAEVAAQVAASKQ; encoded by the coding sequence ATGGCAGAGATCACTGCAGCCCTGGTTAAAGAACTGCGCGAGCGTACTGGCCAAGGCATGATGGAATGCAAGAAGGCCCTGGTTGCCGCCGGTGGCGACATCGAGAAGGCCATCGACGACATGCGCGCTTCGGGTGCCATCAAGGCCGCCAAGAAAGCAGGCAACATCGCCGCTGAGGGCGCTATCGCCGCTCGCGTCGAAGGTGGCCGTGGCCTGATCATCGAAGTCAACTCGCAGACCGACTTCCTGGCTCTGCAGGACGACTTCAAAGGCTTCGTAAAAGACAGCCTGGATGAAGCCTTCACCCAGAACCTGACCGAAGTCGCGCCGCTGATCGCTTCCCGCGAGTCCGCTCGCGAAGGTCTGGTTGCGAAGTGCGGTGAGAACGTCAACATCCGTCGTCTGACCGCGGTCGCTGGCGAAACCGTCGGTGCCTACCTGCACGGTCACCGCATCGGCGTTCTGGTCGTTCTGAAAGGCGGCAACGACGAGTTGGCCAAGCACGTTGCCATGCACGTCGCTGCTTCCAACCCGGCCGTGGTTTCGCCGGACCAGGTTTCCGAAGAGCTGGTTGCCAAAGAAAAGGAAATCTTCCTGCAACTGAACGCCGACAAGATCGCCGGCAAGCCGGAAAACATCGTCGAGAACATGATCAAGGGCCGTATCAACAAGTTCCTGGCAGAAGCCAGCCTGGTTGAGCAAGCGTTCATCATGGACCCGGAAGTCAAGGTCGGTGACCTGGTCAAGAAAGCCGGTGCTGAAATCGTTTCCTTCGTACGTTACGAAGTGGGCGAGGGCATCGAGAAAGCCGAGAACGACTTCGCTGCCGAAGTCGCTGCTCAGGTTGCTGCCAGCAAGCAGTAA
- a CDS encoding methyl-accepting chemotaxis protein has product MRTLKFSHKIMLAASLVVIAAFASFALYNDYLQRTSIRDNLANYLHDVGQVSTGNIQHWLNGRMQLLDNLAESVQDDSAAEPLARNLQHRSIASAFLYAYYGQNDGTYTQFPPSELPAGYDPRQRPWYKSAAGSSGPGLTEPYLAADPRDGLLITITRPVSTGGSLQGVVGGDLKLQTVDDILNSFDLGGMGYAFLVDEKGTVLVHPDKSLVLKKLPDLFPSGAPRLESGLQDVAAVDGSARIVTFLPVQGLSGVRWYVGLSVDQGKAFAALQEFRISALMSTVIGVIAILLLLGALIRILLRPLHVMSHAMGGIAEGEGDLTQRLKIDSGDEFGELAGAFNRFVERIHESIREVASATREVHARVSTVVEASNASMGNSSEQAARTDSVAAAINELGAAAQEIARNAADASLQASDARRDAEEGQNMVERTLGSMGDLSDKIQASGSHIEVLSQKSNDIGQILDVIKGISEQTNLLALNAAIEAARAGEAGRGFAVVADEVRNLAQRTQSSAQEIQQMIEQLQAGARDAVMTMGESRRFSDDSVRIGGQAGENLRGVTRRIGEIDGMNQSVATATEEQTSVIESLNMDITEINTLNQDGVRNLQSSLNACTELDQQVGRLKQLVDSFRI; this is encoded by the coding sequence ATGCGCACCCTCAAGTTCAGTCACAAGATCATGCTGGCTGCGTCATTGGTGGTCATTGCCGCCTTCGCATCGTTCGCGCTGTACAACGACTACCTGCAGCGCACCTCGATTCGCGACAACCTGGCGAACTACCTGCACGACGTCGGTCAGGTATCCACCGGCAACATTCAGCACTGGCTCAATGGCCGCATGCAGTTGCTGGACAACCTGGCCGAGTCGGTTCAGGACGACAGCGCGGCTGAGCCACTGGCCAGGAATCTGCAGCACCGCAGCATCGCTTCGGCCTTCCTGTACGCCTATTACGGCCAGAATGATGGCACCTACACCCAGTTTCCCCCCAGCGAGTTGCCCGCCGGCTACGACCCGCGCCAGCGTCCCTGGTACAAGAGCGCTGCGGGCAGCAGCGGCCCGGGCTTGACCGAGCCCTACCTGGCGGCGGATCCCCGCGACGGCCTGCTGATCACCATCACTCGCCCTGTGAGCACGGGTGGTAGCCTTCAAGGTGTGGTCGGTGGCGACCTGAAGTTGCAGACGGTTGACGACATTCTGAATTCCTTCGATCTGGGTGGCATGGGCTATGCCTTCCTGGTCGACGAAAAAGGCACGGTGCTGGTGCACCCTGACAAGAGCCTGGTGCTCAAGAAGCTGCCTGATCTGTTCCCCAGTGGTGCACCGCGCCTCGAGTCCGGTCTGCAGGATGTAGCGGCCGTCGATGGCAGCGCGCGCATCGTCACCTTCCTGCCGGTGCAGGGCCTGTCAGGGGTGCGCTGGTACGTCGGCCTTTCCGTGGATCAGGGCAAGGCGTTCGCCGCTCTGCAGGAGTTCCGCATCTCGGCGCTGATGTCCACGGTCATCGGCGTGATCGCCATCCTGCTGCTGCTGGGCGCGCTGATTCGTATCCTGTTGCGCCCGCTGCACGTGATGAGCCACGCCATGGGCGGCATCGCCGAAGGCGAGGGCGATCTGACCCAGCGCCTGAAGATCGACTCCGGTGACGAGTTCGGCGAGCTGGCGGGTGCCTTCAACCGCTTCGTCGAGCGTATCCACGAGTCGATCCGCGAGGTGGCCTCGGCGACCCGCGAAGTTCATGCCCGCGTGAGCACCGTGGTCGAAGCGTCCAATGCCTCCATGGGCAACTCCAGCGAGCAGGCGGCACGTACCGACAGCGTTGCCGCAGCCATCAACGAGCTCGGCGCCGCCGCCCAGGAGATCGCCCGCAATGCGGCCGATGCATCTCTGCAGGCCAGCGATGCCCGTCGTGACGCCGAAGAAGGGCAGAACATGGTTGAGCGCACGCTGGGCTCCATGGGTGATCTGTCTGACAAGATTCAGGCATCCGGCAGCCATATCGAAGTGCTGAGCCAGAAGAGCAACGATATTGGTCAGATTCTCGATGTGATCAAGGGGATTTCCGAGCAGACCAACCTGCTGGCGCTCAACGCCGCCATCGAAGCGGCTCGTGCCGGTGAGGCCGGGCGTGGTTTCGCCGTGGTCGCGGATGAAGTGCGCAACCTGGCGCAACGCACCCAGAGCTCGGCGCAGGAAATTCAACAGATGATCGAGCAGTTGCAGGCTGGTGCTCGTGACGCCGTGATGACCATGGGCGAGAGCCGTCGCTTCAGCGATGACAGCGTACGCATCGGTGGGCAGGCGGGTGAGAATCTGCGCGGCGTGACCCGTCGTATCGGCGAGATCGATGGCATGAACCAGTCCGTGGCCACCGCCACCGAAGAGCAGACCTCGGTGATCGAAAGCCTGAACATGGACATTACCGAGATCAACACCCTCAACCAGGATGGCGTACGCAACCTGCAGTCCAGCCTCAATGCCTGTACCGAGCTGGATCAGCAGGTCGGGCGCCTCAAGCAACTGGTGGACAGCTTCAGGATCTGA
- the map gene encoding type I methionyl aminopeptidase → MTVTLKTPDEIEKMRIAGRLAAEVLEMIAEHIRPGVTTDELNTLCHEHIVNVQKAIPAPLNYGAAPGRPGFPKSICTSLNHVVCHGIPNDKPLKEGDVMNIDITVIKDGYYGDTSRMFHVGKVPEWAERLSRITQECLYKGIEVVRPGARLGDIGEVIQKHAEKHGFSVVREFCGHGIGSVFHEDPQVLHYGRAGTGMELKEGMTFTIEPMINQGRPETRVLGDGWTAITKDRKLSAQWEHTLLVTADGYEIFTLRGDDTIARVSP, encoded by the coding sequence ATGACCGTCACCCTCAAGACGCCCGATGAAATCGAGAAGATGCGCATCGCTGGCCGCCTGGCCGCCGAAGTGCTGGAGATGATCGCCGAGCACATCAGGCCAGGTGTCACCACCGACGAGCTGAACACCCTCTGCCACGAGCATATCGTCAACGTGCAGAAGGCCATTCCCGCGCCGCTCAATTATGGCGCCGCTCCAGGCCGTCCGGGGTTCCCCAAGTCCATCTGCACCTCGCTCAACCACGTGGTGTGCCACGGCATCCCCAATGACAAGCCGCTCAAGGAAGGTGATGTGATGAACATCGACATCACCGTCATCAAGGACGGCTACTACGGCGACACCAGCCGCATGTTCCACGTCGGCAAGGTACCGGAGTGGGCCGAGCGCCTGTCACGCATCACCCAGGAATGCCTTTACAAGGGCATCGAGGTGGTGCGCCCCGGTGCCCGCCTGGGCGACATCGGCGAAGTGATCCAGAAGCATGCCGAAAAGCATGGCTTCTCGGTGGTGCGCGAGTTTTGCGGCCACGGCATCGGCTCGGTGTTTCACGAGGACCCGCAGGTGCTGCACTACGGCCGTGCCGGTACGGGCATGGAGCTCAAGGAAGGCATGACCTTCACCATCGAACCGATGATCAATCAGGGTCGCCCGGAAACCCGCGTACTGGGTGACGGCTGGACCGCGATCACCAAGGACCGCAAGTTGTCCGCGCAGTGGGAGCACACCCTGCTGGTCACGGCCGATGGCTACGAGATATTCACCCTGCGCGGCGATGACACCATTGCACGTGTTTCCCCCTGA